In Patescibacteria group bacterium, a genomic segment contains:
- a CDS encoding amidohydrolase family protein, translating to MKSILIKNADYLVTMDKDRHVLRNSSVYIEPPKIVKIGGLGQKADRIIDAKGKIVFPGFINTHLHTPQVFHRHCPAQQNKPIDQWIQITTSINREIDEESMYLGALICFAELIYSGVTTTSDYFYPYPKGKEKINESTIKAAQKIGLRFTSIRGSMTLSRKDGAHYPDDVVETSEEIVERSQRFIEKYHDNSPFSMIRIGIGPCLPFASTQKDFQNAAALARKYRGVILQTHAAESLWEAEYTREKFGVSPIGLMEKTGFLGKDVGLAHCNVCNDSEIDLLAETRTNVIITPVCNTRDAADGNLIAPINKLLAKKINISIGTDGPASNDSMNFLEEMRYLRVVSMGKLGLDYLSPSKVFDIGTLGGAKTLNRQDIGSIEEGKAADLVVFNPEDELNHAGAINKWGALISCQAIKPEYVIINGQVIVDKKELITLNLNTALKKFQKRHHVVIKRAQQKLAWNLNEYSFWERSIWS from the coding sequence ATGAAGTCGATTTTAATTAAAAACGCTGATTATTTGGTGACGATGGATAAAGACCGGCATGTTTTAAGAAACAGTTCGGTTTACATTGAGCCTCCAAAGATTGTTAAAATTGGTGGTCTTGGACAAAAAGCCGACAGGATAATTGATGCTAAAGGAAAAATCGTTTTCCCTGGTTTTATTAATACCCACCTTCACACGCCGCAAGTTTTTCATCGACATTGTCCGGCACAACAAAACAAACCGATCGACCAATGGATACAAATTACCACTTCGATTAACAGAGAAATTGATGAAGAGTCTATGTATTTGGGGGCACTTATTTGCTTTGCTGAATTGATATATTCAGGTGTAACGACTACTTCCGATTATTTTTACCCTTATCCAAAGGGGAAAGAAAAAATTAACGAATCAACAATTAAAGCAGCCCAAAAAATTGGCTTACGCTTTACCAGTATTAGGGGAAGCATGACCTTGAGTCGTAAAGATGGTGCTCATTATCCTGACGATGTGGTTGAAACTAGCGAAGAAATTGTCGAGAGAAGCCAGCGGTTTATTGAAAAATATCATGATAATTCGCCTTTTTCGATGATACGAATTGGTATTGGTCCATGTCTTCCTTTTGCCAGTACCCAAAAAGATTTCCAAAATGCCGCCGCCTTAGCAAGAAAATATCGAGGAGTAATTCTACAGACACATGCCGCAGAGTCTTTATGGGAAGCCGAATACACTCGAGAAAAATTTGGCGTTTCACCAATTGGCTTAATGGAAAAAACGGGTTTTTTAGGGAAAGACGTTGGTTTAGCACACTGTAACGTTTGTAATGATTCCGAAATAGATTTGCTTGCCGAAACGAGGACCAACGTTATTATTACGCCGGTCTGTAATACTCGTGATGCCGCTGATGGAAATTTAATTGCCCCGATAAATAAACTACTGGCAAAAAAAATAAATATTTCTATTGGAACCGATGGGCCAGCCAGTAATGACTCAATGAACTTTTTAGAAGAGATGCGTTATTTACGGGTTGTTTCGATGGGGAAGCTTGGTTTGGATTATCTTTCTCCTTCAAAAGTTTTTGATATAGGGACTTTAGGAGGAGCTAAAACGCTCAATAGGCAAGACATTGGTTCAATAGAAGAGGGGAAAGCGGCCGATTTAGTAGTTTTTAATCCCGAAGATGAATTAAACCATGCTGGGGCAATCAATAAATGGGGGGCCCTAATCTCTTGTCAAGCAATTAAACCAGAATATGTAATAATTAACGGGCAAGTAATCGTTGATAAAAAAGAACTCATAACCTTAAATTTAAACACGGCCCTAAAAAAATTCCAAAAGCGACATCACGTGGTGATAAAAAGGGCTCAACAAAAATTAGCATGGAATTTAAACGAATATTCTTTTTGGGAGCGTTCAATTTGGAGTTGA
- a CDS encoding argininosuccinate synthase, with protein sequence MEQQHYVKVSSYEGRKGEVRRVILLYSGGLDTSVMLRWIQNEYKAKVIALTIDIGQQTDNLEEIKKKALKLGAIKAYIIDAKNEFADDYISKGIKANAHYQGKYYLSTPLGRPLLAKWAVQIAQQEEADCFAHGCTGKGNDQVRLEGTALTLNPDIKIIAPVREWSMGRDEELIYAKKHGIQVKQTVARPYSYDDNMWGVTGESGEIENPALIPPLEKILQVCQLPEKAPNQPEFISLEFVKGLPVALNGENYKLVDLIIKLNKIGAKHGVGITHHLEDRVVGLKVRGIYEAPAAEIIITAHWSLEKYVSSRTENEFKEIIDERWGYLCYGGLWYEPLMEDLNAYIDKVNEKVTGKVTLKLYKGTAIVVALETPNTIFDEKLATFMKSAAFNQNASSGFIEIYTLQMRLAQQAEKTALLAIGEMIDKKRLSPAAQKLTELKYKLYATPKTHFFLKEIGIPSIMVYKISQKGEPNLLDQLVQKRFDLIINIPHGGKVKKEMTDGKIIRQKAIETGTTLITESEVAEHLVEKLYHAKFGKKQ encoded by the coding sequence ATGGAACAACAACATTACGTTAAGGTTTCTTCGTATGAAGGAAGAAAAGGAGAGGTTCGGAGAGTTATTCTTCTTTATTCCGGTGGATTAGATACCTCGGTCATGCTTAGGTGGATTCAAAATGAATATAAAGCCAAAGTAATTGCCTTAACCATTGATATTGGTCAGCAAACTGATAATCTGGAAGAAATCAAAAAGAAAGCCCTAAAGCTTGGAGCTATTAAAGCTTATATTATTGACGCCAAAAATGAATTTGCCGACGATTATATCTCTAAAGGAATTAAAGCTAACGCTCATTATCAGGGCAAGTATTATTTGAGTACGCCTTTAGGCAGGCCGCTTTTAGCTAAGTGGGCGGTGCAAATTGCTCAACAAGAGGAGGCCGATTGTTTTGCTCATGGTTGTACCGGAAAAGGGAATGATCAAGTAAGACTTGAAGGAACAGCTTTAACCTTAAATCCTGACATAAAAATTATTGCTCCGGTGCGAGAATGGAGTATGGGAAGAGACGAAGAGTTGATTTACGCCAAAAAGCATGGAATTCAGGTTAAACAAACCGTAGCCCGTCCTTATTCTTATGATGACAATATGTGGGGAGTAACTGGAGAGTCGGGTGAGATAGAAAATCCGGCTCTTATCCCTCCTCTGGAGAAAATTTTGCAAGTTTGCCAACTTCCTGAAAAAGCTCCTAACCAACCAGAATTTATTAGCCTTGAATTTGTTAAGGGTTTACCGGTTGCACTTAATGGGGAAAATTATAAACTTGTCGATTTAATTATCAAACTCAACAAAATTGGAGCAAAACACGGAGTAGGAATTACCCATCATCTTGAAGACAGAGTGGTAGGACTCAAGGTAAGAGGAATTTACGAGGCGCCGGCGGCTGAGATAATTATTACTGCTCATTGGAGTTTGGAAAAATATGTTTCCAGCAGAACGGAGAATGAGTTCAAGGAAATTATTGATGAACGCTGGGGATATCTTTGTTATGGAGGATTATGGTATGAACCGTTGATGGAAGACTTAAATGCCTATATTGATAAGGTTAACGAAAAAGTAACAGGAAAAGTGACACTGAAACTATATAAAGGGACGGCTATTGTGGTTGCTCTAGAAACTCCCAACACCATTTTTGATGAAAAATTAGCGACCTTCATGAAGTCGGCGGCTTTTAATCAAAATGCTAGTTCGGGCTTTATTGAAATTTATACTTTACAAATGAGACTAGCTCAACAGGCAGAAAAAACGGCCCTTCTGGCTATTGGAGAAATGATTGATAAAAAGCGACTTTCGCCAGCGGCGCAAAAACTCACAGAATTAAAATATAAACTTTACGCTACTCCGAAAACTCACTTTTTCCTTAAAGAGATTGGAATTCCCAGTATTATGGTTTACAAGATCAGTCAAAAAGGAGAGCCTAATCTTTTAGACCAGTTGGTGCAAAAGAGATTCGACTTAATTATTAATATTCCGCATGGTGGCAAAGTTAAAAAAGAAATGACCGACGGTAAAATCATTCGTCAAAAAGCGATTGAGACCGGAACGACCTTAATTACAGAATCCGAAGTAGCCGAACATCTGGTTGAAAAACTTTATCACGCGAAATTCGGTAAAAAACAATGA
- the atpD gene encoding F0F1 ATP synthase subunit beta, with amino-acid sequence MKFGKITQIIGAVVDVKFPDSLPKIYHALEVKSENLPGGKLILEVAAHLGNQKVRTVAMGSTDGLKRGMEVIDTGAPISVPVGKETLGRMFNVIGLPIDHGKSLGLTKTYPIHRPAPKLIDQEVKREVLETGLKVIDLIAPFVKGGKVAIFGGAGVGKTIIIQELIRNIATVHGGYSVFAGVGERSREGNDLWLEMKNSGVIDKTALVFGQMNEPPGARLRIGLTGLTMAEYFRDEEGKDVLLFIDNIFRFAQAGSEVSALLGRIPSAVGYQPTLASEMGALQERITSTKKGSITSVQAVYVPADDYTDPAPVATFAHLDSTIALERSIAEQAIYPAVDPLSSNSRILAPEVVGEEHYEVARRVQKVLQRYKDLQDIIAILGMEELSDEDKLTVSRARKIQKFLSQPMFVGEIFTGRPGKYVPLSETVRGFKEILEGKHDDKPEQAFYMVGTIDEVK; translated from the coding sequence ATGAAATTTGGCAAAATTACCCAGATTATCGGAGCGGTCGTGGACGTTAAGTTTCCTGATAGTTTACCGAAAATTTATCATGCCCTTGAAGTCAAAAGTGAAAATTTACCCGGCGGCAAATTAATTTTAGAAGTCGCCGCTCATTTAGGCAACCAAAAAGTCAGAACCGTGGCCATGGGTTCAACTGATGGTTTGAAAAGAGGCATGGAAGTTATTGATACCGGGGCGCCGATTTCGGTTCCGGTCGGTAAAGAAACATTGGGAAGGATGTTTAACGTTATCGGTTTGCCGATTGATCACGGGAAGAGTTTAGGTCTTACCAAGACTTATCCCATTCACCGGCCGGCGCCAAAATTAATTGATCAGGAAGTCAAAAGGGAAGTTTTAGAAACCGGCCTTAAAGTTATTGACTTAATTGCGCCTTTTGTTAAGGGAGGCAAAGTTGCCATTTTCGGCGGGGCCGGCGTTGGTAAAACGATTATTATTCAGGAACTGATTAGAAACATCGCGACCGTTCACGGCGGTTATTCGGTTTTTGCCGGCGTGGGCGAACGTTCCCGCGAAGGTAATGATTTGTGGTTGGAAATGAAAAATTCCGGGGTTATTGACAAAACCGCTTTGGTTTTCGGCCAGATGAACGAACCGCCGGGAGCCAGATTAAGGATTGGTTTGACCGGACTGACGATGGCGGAATATTTCCGTGACGAAGAAGGCAAAGACGTTTTGCTGTTTATCGATAATATTTTCCGTTTTGCTCAGGCCGGATCAGAAGTTTCAGCGCTTTTAGGGAGAATTCCTTCGGCCGTCGGTTACCAACCGACCCTGGCTTCAGAAATGGGCGCTTTGCAGGAGCGGATTACCTCCACGAAAAAGGGTTCGATTACCTCTGTTCAGGCGGTTTATGTACCGGCGGATGATTATACCGATCCGGCGCCGGTCGCGACTTTTGCTCATCTTGATTCAACGATCGCTTTGGAGCGGTCAATTGCCGAACAGGCGATTTATCCGGCGGTTGATCCTCTTTCCTCCAATTCGCGCATTTTAGCGCCGGAGGTGGTCGGCGAAGAACACTATGAGGTCGCGCGGCGGGTCCAAAAAGTCTTACAGCGCTACAAGGATCTTCAGGATATTATTGCCATTTTAGGCATGGAAGAATTATCGGACGAAGATAAACTGACTGTTTCCCGGGCCAGAAAAATTCAGAAATTTTTATCTCAACCCATGTTTGTCGGGGAAATTTTTACGGGCAGGCCGGGGAAATACGTCCCCCTTTCAGAAACCGTCCGCGGTTTTAAGGAAATTCTGGAAGGAAAACACGACGATAAACCCGAACAAGCCTTTTATATGGTTGGAACAATTGACGAGGTCAAATGA
- the atpG gene encoding ATP synthase F1 subunit gamma: MANIRLIKRRIRSARNISQITRAMEMVAASRMKKAQEKAVSGKPYAQKIYEITGKLAKRIKADKEISPLLKQEGKEQKNLVILISTNKGLCGGLNTNLFRSIRNWFPKEVATDYITLGKKGEVFIVRSGRNLVADFSETSFLENIGAVTNLAVAGFVQNKYNQVYLVFNNFFSILKQIPTKQVILPIDSLETEELKTTDGSDLMIEPDANSFFNSLLPYYLEVQVRAAILEAEASEYSARMMAMKAATDNAKELMSLLSLEYNKIRQQLITYEIADIVTAREAMQ; this comes from the coding sequence ATGGCTAACATCAGATTAATCAAAAGAAGAATAAGAAGCGCCCGCAATATTTCCCAGATTACCAGGGCCATGGAAATGGTGGCTGCCTCCCGGATGAAAAAAGCCCAGGAAAAAGCGGTCAGCGGCAAGCCTTACGCCCAAAAAATTTATGAGATAACGGGTAAATTGGCCAAAAGGATAAAGGCCGATAAAGAGATTTCTCCTTTATTAAAACAAGAAGGGAAAGAGCAAAAAAATCTAGTGATTCTTATTTCCACCAATAAGGGTTTATGCGGCGGTTTAAACACCAATCTTTTTAGGTCAATAAGGAATTGGTTTCCCAAAGAGGTGGCTACCGACTATATAACTTTAGGTAAAAAAGGTGAGGTTTTTATTGTTCGTTCGGGAAGAAATCTCGTGGCTGATTTTTCCGAAACCTCCTTTTTGGAAAATATTGGCGCGGTTACCAATTTGGCTGTCGCCGGTTTTGTTCAGAACAAATACAATCAGGTGTATCTGGTTTTTAATAATTTTTTCTCGATTTTAAAACAAATTCCGACCAAACAAGTTATTTTACCTATCGATTCCCTGGAGACGGAAGAATTAAAAACGACCGATGGTTCCGACTTAATGATTGAACCGGATGCTAACTCATTTTTTAATTCTCTCTTGCCTTATTATCTTGAGGTCCAGGTGAGAGCCGCTATTTTGGAAGCCGAAGCTTCGGAATATTCAGCCAGGATGATGGCGATGAAGGCGGCCACAGATAACGCTAAGGAGCTCATGTCTCTTTTAAGTCTTGAGTATAACAAGATAAGACAGCAACTTATCACTTACGAAATTGCGGATATCGTGACCGCGCGGGAGGCAATGCAATGA
- the atpC gene encoding ATP synthase F1 subunit epsilon, which yields MNATFFLEIITPDKIVFQDEVEMVSVPSVTGTLGILPHHVPLFTKLEEGELKILKGNQEFYLSLGGGFMEIQKEKVTILVTKAVHADEIDEEKVLKAKKEAEEALAKKPKGEELIATQVMLRQSLFDLKVLKRVKRHPIT from the coding sequence ATGAACGCCACTTTCTTTTTAGAAATCATTACTCCTGACAAGATTGTTTTCCAAGACGAAGTCGAAATGGTTTCCGTACCGTCAGTGACGGGAACATTGGGCATTTTACCTCATCATGTGCCGTTATTTACAAAATTAGAAGAGGGAGAGTTAAAAATTCTTAAAGGCAATCAGGAATTTTATTTAAGCTTAGGCGGCGGCTTTATGGAAATTCAAAAAGAGAAAGTTACCATTTTGGTCACGAAAGCCGTGCACGCGGATGAAATTGACGAAGAAAAAGTTTTAAAAGCCAAAAAAGAGGCCGAAGAGGCCTTGGCGAAAAAACCCAAAGGCGAAGAATTAATCGCCACCCAGGTCATGCTGCGTCAATCTTTATTTGATCTTAAAGTTTTGAAACGGGTGAAACGACACCCTATTACCTAA
- the atpA gene encoding F0F1 ATP synthase subunit alpha: protein MDIKIKDISTQIAQEIDRVKQETQFVSTGKILKLSDGVAFISGLSDVASSELLSFPGKILGVALNLEEDKVGAIILGDYLSLKEGDEVQATGRLLSIPVSKEIIGRVVNPLGMVLDGKPEIKKDKYYPIEKIAPGVTLRQPVDTPVQTGIKAIDSMIPIGRGQRELIIGDRGTGKTAIALDTIINQKDKDLICIYVAIGQKASKVAQVIDLLERYGAMSHTIIVSASASDPVSLQYLAPYAGCAIGEFFMDQGKDAIVFFDDLSKHAWAYRQISLVLRRPSGREAYPGDIFYVHSRLLERACRLSEEEGGGSLTALPIIETQAGDISAYIPTNVISITDGQIYLEPDLFYAGVRPAVNIGLSVSRVGGAAQVKAMKQVAGKLRMDLAQYRDLATFAQFATDLDAATRSQLDRGIRMTEVLKQPQFLPVKLSDQVLIIWAGTNGFLDDLPVEKIKEFEEKYLDYMKKHHAKIIEEIDKEKQLSNESVEKMKKIIEEFKTKFFK, encoded by the coding sequence ATGGATATTAAGATTAAAGACATTTCTACTCAAATTGCCCAGGAAATTGACAGGGTTAAACAAGAAACCCAGTTTGTTTCCACGGGAAAAATTTTAAAATTAAGCGACGGCGTGGCTTTTATTTCCGGCCTTTCGGATGTAGCCTCAAGCGAGCTTTTATCATTTCCGGGAAAAATTTTAGGCGTCGCTTTAAATCTTGAAGAGGATAAGGTCGGAGCGATTATTTTAGGGGATTATTTATCTTTAAAAGAAGGGGACGAGGTCCAAGCTACCGGACGGCTTCTTTCCATTCCGGTAAGTAAAGAGATTATCGGGCGTGTCGTCAACCCCCTGGGCATGGTTTTGGACGGGAAACCGGAAATAAAGAAAGACAAATACTACCCGATTGAAAAAATTGCTCCCGGAGTAACCTTACGGCAGCCGGTGGATACACCGGTCCAGACAGGAATTAAAGCGATTGACAGCATGATTCCCATTGGTCGAGGACAACGGGAATTGATTATCGGCGACCGGGGGACGGGAAAAACGGCGATTGCCCTGGATACGATTATTAACCAAAAGGATAAAGATCTTATTTGTATTTACGTGGCCATTGGTCAAAAGGCTTCAAAAGTTGCTCAGGTTATTGATCTTTTGGAAAGATATGGCGCTATGTCGCACACGATTATTGTTTCCGCCAGTGCTTCGGATCCGGTTTCCTTACAATATCTGGCGCCCTACGCCGGCTGTGCTATCGGTGAATTCTTCATGGATCAAGGAAAGGATGCCATTGTTTTTTTTGATGACCTTTCCAAACACGCTTGGGCCTATCGGCAGATTTCTTTGGTTCTAAGGCGGCCGTCAGGTCGTGAAGCCTACCCGGGTGATATTTTTTATGTCCACTCCCGCTTATTGGAGCGGGCCTGTCGTTTATCAGAAGAAGAAGGCGGCGGGAGTTTAACCGCTCTGCCGATTATTGAAACCCAGGCCGGCGATATTTCCGCTTATATTCCGACGAACGTCATTTCGATTACCGACGGGCAAATTTACCTGGAGCCTGATTTGTTTTACGCCGGGGTCAGACCGGCCGTCAATATCGGCCTATCAGTTTCGCGTGTCGGTGGGGCCGCTCAAGTTAAGGCGATGAAACAGGTTGCCGGCAAACTAAGAATGGATCTGGCTCAATATAGAGATTTGGCGACTTTTGCTCAGTTTGCCACTGATCTTGACGCGGCAACCAGATCGCAGCTTGATCGGGGAATAAGGATGACTGAAGTTTTGAAGCAGCCGCAGTTTTTACCGGTCAAACTCTCCGACCAGGTCCTCATTATTTGGGCCGGAACAAACGGCTTTCTTGATGATCTGCCGGTTGAAAAAATTAAGGAATTTGAAGAAAAATATCTTGACTACATGAAAAAACATCACGCAAAAATTATTGAAGAAATAGACAAAGAGAAACAACTAAGCAATGAGTCCGTAGAAAAAATGAAAAAGATTATTGAGGAGTTTAAAACTAAATTTTTTAAATAA
- the atpF gene encoding F0F1 ATP synthase subunit B has product MESLGLDIKLLLAQVVNFLVLLFVLKKFLYRPILKVLDERKKKIEDSLANAEKINKELVKLEEEKAKILKAAQTEAVKLIAEEKKFAEEQKEKIIEEAKMKAVEEVAKGSVLAKQELEKAKKELREEVLRLTEVMTRKVLSRGLSDQEKHELIKKAIEE; this is encoded by the coding sequence ATGGAAAGCTTAGGTCTTGATATTAAATTACTTTTAGCTCAAGTCGTCAATTTCTTAGTTCTTTTGTTTGTTCTCAAGAAATTTCTTTACCGGCCGATCTTGAAGGTTTTGGACGAACGGAAGAAAAAAATTGAAGACAGTTTAGCTAATGCCGAGAAGATCAACAAAGAATTAGTCAAACTTGAAGAGGAAAAGGCAAAAATTCTTAAAGCCGCCCAAACCGAGGCGGTTAAACTTATCGCTGAAGAAAAGAAATTCGCCGAAGAACAAAAAGAAAAAATCATTGAAGAGGCAAAGATGAAGGCCGTTGAAGAAGTTGCCAAGGGAAGTGTTTTAGCCAAACAAGAACTTGAGAAGGCCAAAAAAGAACTTCGGGAAGAAGTTTTGAGACTGACCGAAGTTATGACCAGAAAAGTTTTATCTCGGGGACTTTCCGATCAGGAAAAGCACGAATTAATTAAAAAGGCGATTGAGGAATGA
- the atpH gene encoding ATP synthase F1 subunit delta — MKKAEDIVEGFLHFLSSSRNLDLLPQIISLLSQEQEGKKDEAKIISAVVLNPEEEERIKQYLKRKFGKNFVLKIEINEEIMGGLIIKVEDKVIDLSLDGKLKSLKEQL; from the coding sequence ATGAAAAAAGCCGAAGATATCGTTGAGGGTTTTTTGCACTTTTTATCTTCAAGTCGGAATCTTGATCTTCTCCCTCAGATAATTTCGCTTTTAAGCCAAGAACAGGAAGGAAAAAAAGACGAAGCCAAGATCATTTCGGCCGTCGTTTTAAACCCCGAAGAAGAGGAAAGAATAAAGCAATATTTAAAAAGAAAATTCGGCAAAAATTTTGTTCTTAAAATCGAAATCAACGAAGAAATCATGGGAGGATTAATTATTAAAGTCGAAGACAAAGTTATTGACTTAAGCCTTGACGGCAAACTGAAATCTTTAAAAGAACAATTGTAA
- a CDS encoding CTP synthase produces the protein MTKFIFISGGVISGVGKGVTTASIALLLKSAGLKVSPIKIDMYLNIDAGTIRPQEHGEIFVTDDGLETDEDIGHYERFLNESLNRTHYITTGQIYQEVIRKERAFEYKGEDVEAIPHVTDEIIRRIKVCGEKNKADVVLIELGGTVGEYQNSIFFEANRIMKLKNPNDVFHLHVAYLPLLASVGELKSKPVQTSVHILNSLGIQPDFLVARSEKKIDKKRLERLALFCNLNEEEIIDNPDFKSIYEVPLNFERQNFSRKILAKFGIKNRKANLNDWCLMTNKIENSPKEVKIALVGKYFITGDYFLMDAYVSVVEALKHAGAYLGVKPLISWLDSEEIEKKGSDILKKFDAILVPQGWGSRGIEGKIEAVKFARENKVPYLGLCFGMQMAVVEFARNVCHLKDANTGEAGIKTANEVIHIMPEQEAYLQKKQYGGTIRLGSWPCQLVKGTKTAFYYEKEARDGQVYERHRHRYEFNNKYRGLMEKNGLIIAGLSPDGKLVEAIELGLHPFFIGTQFHPEYKSRPLSPHPLFLGLLKAAAK, from the coding sequence ATGACAAAATTCATCTTTATTTCCGGCGGGGTTATTTCCGGTGTCGGCAAGGGCGTGACAACGGCCTCAATCGCCCTTCTTCTTAAATCCGCCGGTTTAAAAGTTTCGCCGATTAAAATCGACATGTATTTAAACATTGACGCCGGAACGATCAGGCCCCAGGAGCACGGCGAAATTTTTGTGACTGACGATGGCCTGGAAACAGACGAAGACATCGGTCACTACGAACGCTTTCTTAATGAATCGCTGAATCGGACCCATTATATTACGACAGGCCAGATCTACCAGGAAGTTATACGCAAAGAAAGGGCTTTTGAGTATAAAGGCGAAGACGTTGAGGCGATACCTCATGTGACGGACGAGATTATCAGAAGAATTAAAGTTTGCGGCGAAAAAAACAAAGCCGATGTGGTTTTGATTGAGTTAGGAGGAACAGTCGGCGAATATCAAAACTCCATTTTCTTCGAGGCCAACCGAATCATGAAGCTCAAAAACCCCAATGACGTTTTTCACCTTCACGTTGCTTATCTACCGCTTTTAGCTTCGGTGGGAGAGTTAAAATCAAAACCAGTTCAGACGTCAGTTCATATTCTAAATTCCCTAGGCATCCAGCCTGATTTTTTAGTTGCCCGTTCCGAGAAGAAAATTGACAAGAAAAGACTGGAAAGACTGGCGCTGTTTTGTAATTTAAATGAAGAAGAGATTATTGACAACCCAGATTTTAAAAGTATCTACGAGGTGCCCCTAAACTTTGAAAGACAAAATTTCAGCCGAAAGATTCTTGCCAAATTCGGAATTAAGAACAGAAAAGCTAATTTAAATGACTGGTGTCTCATGACCAATAAAATAGAAAATTCTCCTAAGGAAGTTAAGATTGCTTTGGTAGGTAAATATTTTATAACCGGCGATTATTTTTTAATGGATGCTTATGTTTCCGTGGTTGAAGCCTTAAAACATGCCGGCGCTTATTTGGGGGTGAAGCCTCTTATTTCCTGGCTGGACAGCGAAGAGATCGAAAAAAAGGGGTCAGATATTTTAAAGAAATTTGACGCCATTTTGGTGCCTCAAGGATGGGGGAGTCGGGGAATTGAGGGGAAAATTGAAGCGGTCAAATTTGCCAGAGAAAATAAAGTCCCCTATCTTGGGCTTTGTTTCGGGATGCAGATGGCGGTTGTGGAATTTGCCCGCAATGTCTGTCACTTAAAAGACGCCAATACCGGTGAGGCGGGCATAAAAACCGCAAACGAGGTTATTCATATTATGCCGGAACAAGAGGCCTATCTTCAAAAAAAACAATACGGCGGAACGATAAGGTTAGGTTCTTGGCCCTGCCAATTAGTCAAGGGTACGAAAACCGCTTTTTATTACGAAAAAGAAGCCAGAGATGGACAAGTTTACGAACGGCATCGTCATCGTTATGAGTTTAACAATAAATATCGCGGGCTTATGGAGAAAAACGGCTTGATTATTGCCGGTTTGTCTCCTGACGGGAAATTGGTTGAAGCCATCGAACTTGGCCTACATCCTTTTTTTATCGGGACGCAATTTCATCCGGAATATAAAAGCCGGCCTCTTTCGCCGCACCCTCTTTTTTTAGGTCTTTTAAAAGCGGCAGCTAAATGA
- the upp gene encoding uracil phosphoribosyltransferase, protein MSKIDRLNKQPSREDVLPYIWLLPERNDVFSPMQINVILASLTRLRDKNTDVSTFRHHVGHLTDYLLQAMLKLKIIKTKIITPLMKKTEGWEFEAPVVIFFINRAGLTMGLSAARDLPYGTPIGEFDVHRDEKNLEGILEDYNLPPDISGKTVLILDPMNAAGGSIECVWQVIKKEYLEKRKQKIAGVKIGNLISAPLGVAELKRIIPEAEIFTVSLDEYLTQPGETKFPPGYIIPGLGDAGDRQFGHGRSELFLGAQKMLDSFVNFKDPSRIRLIRK, encoded by the coding sequence ATGTCTAAAATCGATCGCTTAAATAAGCAGCCTTCACGGGAAGACGTTCTTCCTTATATCTGGTTATTGCCAGAAAGAAATGATGTTTTTTCACCCATGCAAATTAACGTTATCCTGGCTTCCTTAACAAGGCTTAGGGATAAAAATACCGATGTTAGCACCTTCAGACATCATGTTGGTCATTTGACCGATTATCTTCTTCAGGCGATGCTCAAATTAAAAATCATCAAGACAAAAATAATAACTCCGCTTATGAAAAAAACTGAAGGTTGGGAGTTTGAGGCGCCGGTAGTCATATTTTTTATTAACCGCGCGGGCTTAACCATGGGTTTATCGGCGGCTAGAGATTTACCCTACGGTACTCCAATCGGAGAATTTGACGTTCATCGAGATGAAAAAAATCTTGAGGGAATTTTGGAAGATTATAATCTTCCTCCGGATATTTCCGGGAAAACGGTTTTAATCCTTGATCCCATGAATGCTGCCGGTGGTTCAATTGAGTGTGTCTGGCAAGTAATCAAAAAAGAATATCTGGAAAAAAGGAAGCAAAAAATCGCCGGTGTTAAAATAGGCAACCTTATTTCGGCTCCATTAGGAGTGGCGGAGTTAAAAAGAATTATTCCCGAAGCGGAAATTTTTACCGTTTCTTTAGATGAATATTTAACTCAACCGGGAGAAACAAAATTTCCTCCGGGCTACATTATTCCCGGTTTAGGTGATGCCGGTGACCGTCAATTTGGTCATGGACGTTCGGAGCTTTTTTTAGGTGCCCAAAAAATGCTTGATAGTTTTGTTAACTTTAAAGATCCCTCCAGAATTAGATTGATAAGGAAATAG